In one window of Panicum virgatum strain AP13 unplaced genomic scaffold, P.virgatum_v5 scaffold_2659, whole genome shotgun sequence DNA:
- the LOC120694060 gene encoding glycosyltransferase BC10-like isoform X1, translating to MEDDMKEARQWQHRAFQWGMLKVFLLLGLGLTVAGMLMARHGHAAAVKLFRPWLGGGASPAAAAANTVAAEGLDHSMTDEDLLWRASFRPGVRRYPFRRVPKLAFMFLTRGPLPLAPLWERFFRGNEGRYSIYVHALPSYRTNFTSESVFYRRQIPSAGAWIPGLQSTCPPLPLQLVILIAQLSSTQAKSDRLEHDKHPLAFQNRQVSPVMMHQELSSLP from the exons ATGGAGGACGACATGAAGGAGGCGAGGCAGTGGCAGCATAGGGCGTTCCAGTGGGGGATGCTCAAGGTGTTCCTGCTGCTCGGCCTGGGGCTGACCGTGGCTGGCATGCTCATGGCGCGGCacgggcacgcggcggcggttAAGCTGTTCCGGCCATGGCTTGGAGGCGGAGCCtcccctgctgccgctgccgccaacACTGTGGCGGCGGAGGGACTGGATCACTCGATGACGGACGAGGACCTGCTCTGGCGTGCGTCGTTCCGCCCGGGGGTGCGGCGGTACCCATTCCGGCGTGTGCCCAAGCTGGCCTTCATGTTCCTCACGCGCGGCCCGCTGCCGCTGGCGCCGCTCTGGGAGCGCTTCTTCCGGGGGAACGAGGGCCGCTACTCCATCTACGTCCACGCGCTGCCGTCCTACCGGACCAACTTCACCTCCGAATCCGTCTTCTATCGACGCCAAATCCCCA GTGCCGGAGCTTGGATCCCTGGCTTGCAGTCCACCTgcccgcccctgcccctgcaGCTCGTCATCTTGATCGCGCAGCTCTCATCCACCCAGGCGAAATCAGATCGCCTGGAGCATGACAAGCACCCGCTGGCCTTCCAGAATAG GCAGGTTTCGCCGGTGATGATGCATCAAGAGCTGTCTTCCCTTCCCTAG
- the LOC120694060 gene encoding glycosyltransferase BC10-like isoform X2 produces the protein MEDDMKEARQWQHRAFQWGMLKVFLLLGLGLTVAGMLMARHGHAAAVKLFRPWLGGGASPAAAAANTVAAEGLDHSMTDEDLLWRASFRPGVRRYPFRRVPKLAFMFLTRGPLPLAPLWERFFRGNEGRYSIYVHALPSYRTNFTSESVFYRRQIPSAGAWIPGLQSTCPPLPLQLVILIAQLSSTQAKSDRLEHDKHPLAFQNRCF, from the exons ATGGAGGACGACATGAAGGAGGCGAGGCAGTGGCAGCATAGGGCGTTCCAGTGGGGGATGCTCAAGGTGTTCCTGCTGCTCGGCCTGGGGCTGACCGTGGCTGGCATGCTCATGGCGCGGCacgggcacgcggcggcggttAAGCTGTTCCGGCCATGGCTTGGAGGCGGAGCCtcccctgctgccgctgccgccaacACTGTGGCGGCGGAGGGACTGGATCACTCGATGACGGACGAGGACCTGCTCTGGCGTGCGTCGTTCCGCCCGGGGGTGCGGCGGTACCCATTCCGGCGTGTGCCCAAGCTGGCCTTCATGTTCCTCACGCGCGGCCCGCTGCCGCTGGCGCCGCTCTGGGAGCGCTTCTTCCGGGGGAACGAGGGCCGCTACTCCATCTACGTCCACGCGCTGCCGTCCTACCGGACCAACTTCACCTCCGAATCCGTCTTCTATCGACGCCAAATCCCCA GTGCCGGAGCTTGGATCCCTGGCTTGCAGTCCACCTgcccgcccctgcccctgcaGCTCGTCATCTTGATCGCGCAGCTCTCATCCACCCAGGCGAAATCAGATCGCCTGGAGCATGACAAGCACCCGCTGGCCTTCCAGAATAG GTGTTTCTGA